A single region of the Acidobacteriota bacterium genome encodes:
- a CDS encoding M24 family metallopeptidase codes for MNGTISAHEYESRHEGVREFLRERDLGALFVYSPPAEHKWGQTAHVAYLSGWASHDRIVDSVVVVPVSGRPALLFAGIQYMQEQAEEVSPLEDIRLVQAVDPHAVAVARGRGKGPRDFATETIAILEENGVGDKDVGVVGIQNMPLAFYEALAAGLGSKLRRADDVVARLRGVKSPAEVGLMKRAAELSDLGFRTMLEVARPGMRGIEILAEMERVVRREGADHAKYWMASGPPTEWSETRLDIKPHQRVLGEGDLMASCSYVVYKGYWCHGQRTGTLVRPSEHLEEIFRTARQCQDAGLEHLRAGVPIARIAKTIGDLAARRGMPLMGGRIGHGIGMDYSEQPAPLTEANPEPLQEGMTCVIHAAYTLPGSGKMFVPLGDVCHVTGNGPEFLMDFTRDLFLAGSG; via the coding sequence ATGAACGGAACCATCTCCGCCCACGAGTATGAATCCCGGCACGAGGGGGTCCGGGAGTTCCTGCGGGAACGGGACCTGGGCGCTCTCTTCGTCTATTCGCCTCCGGCGGAGCACAAATGGGGCCAGACCGCCCACGTGGCCTATCTCTCGGGCTGGGCCAGCCACGACCGCATCGTGGACTCGGTGGTCGTGGTCCCGGTCTCCGGCCGGCCGGCACTCCTGTTCGCCGGTATTCAATACATGCAGGAGCAGGCGGAGGAGGTGTCTCCTCTGGAAGACATCCGCCTGGTCCAGGCTGTCGATCCTCACGCGGTGGCCGTCGCCCGGGGACGGGGCAAGGGACCTCGCGACTTCGCCACCGAGACGATCGCCATCCTGGAGGAGAACGGAGTCGGGGACAAGGACGTGGGTGTCGTCGGGATTCAGAACATGCCGCTGGCCTTTTACGAGGCGCTGGCGGCCGGGCTCGGGTCCAAGCTGCGCCGGGCGGACGACGTGGTCGCCCGGCTGCGCGGCGTCAAGTCGCCGGCCGAAGTGGGACTGATGAAACGGGCCGCCGAATTGAGCGATCTGGGGTTCCGGACCATGCTCGAAGTGGCGCGGCCCGGTATGCGTGGCATCGAAATCCTGGCCGAGATGGAGCGGGTGGTCCGGCGCGAGGGAGCCGACCACGCCAAGTACTGGATGGCGTCGGGGCCGCCCACCGAATGGAGCGAGACCCGGTTGGACATCAAGCCCCACCAGCGGGTGCTGGGAGAGGGAGACCTGATGGCCTCCTGTTCCTACGTGGTCTACAAGGGTTACTGGTGCCATGGCCAGCGGACCGGGACCCTGGTCCGTCCCTCGGAGCATCTGGAGGAGATCTTCCGGACCGCGCGCCAGTGCCAGGACGCCGGCCTGGAACATCTGCGAGCCGGCGTGCCCATCGCCCGGATCGCCAAGACCATCGGCGACCTGGCCGCCCGCCGCGGGATGCCGCTGATGGGAGGCCGCATCGGCCACGGGATCGGCATGGACTACAGCGAACAGCCGGCGCCCCTCACCGAAGCCAACCCGGAGCCGCTGCAAGAGGGCATGACCTGCGTGATCCACGCGGCCTACACGCTGCCCGGGTCCGGAAAGATGTTCGTGCCGCTGGGCGACGTCTGCCACGTGACCGGGAACGGACCCGAGTTTCTGATGGACTTCACCCGGGACCTGTTTCTGGCGGGATCCGGATAA